The Streptomyces sp. NBC_00435 nucleotide sequence CCATGAAGCTCGGCAACCGCCTCGTGGACATCTCGAAGGCGATCGAGACGTACATCAAGAGGCAGCCGCGCCCGACCACGGGCGAGCACAGCCTCGGCAAGTTCGGGATCATCGAGGACTACGGCGGCCACGGCATCGGTTCCGAGATGCACATGGACCCGCACCTGCTGAACTACGTCTCCCGCAAGCGGGGCAAGGGGATCAAGCTGGTCCCGGGCCTGTGCCTGGCGATCGAGCCGATGGTCTCCCTGGGCACGGCCCAGACGGAGGTCCTGGCCGACGACTGGACGGTCATCACCACGGACGGCACCTGGTCCTCGCACTGGGAGCACTCCATCGCCCTGACCGAGGAGGGGCCGATCGTGCTGACCTCCCCGGACTGCGGCAAGGCGAAGCTGGCGGAGTACGGCGTCTCCACGGCGCCCGACCCGTTGGGCTGACGCACAGCCCGTTGGGCCGACCGGTATGGCCAGGATTGATGATCTATCCTGTAGGGCACACTTTCCGGATTCGTCTTTCGGTGGGCCCTGACGTAGACTGACTCGTCGGCTCCTTTGCACCCGCATGTCCTCATGCGAAGCGGGGGAGCTGATCAAGGTAGCCGATTCGAAAGGCGAAGCGTGGCCAAGAAGCAAGGTGCCATCGAAATCGAGGGCACCGTGATCGAGTCCCTCCCGAACGCGATGTTCAAGGTGGAAC carries:
- the map gene encoding type I methionyl aminopeptidase, with the translated sequence MVQIKTREQIVKMREAGLVVAAIHAATREAAVPGATTLDLDMVARKVIADAGAKSNFLGYGGFPATICTSVNEVVVHGIPDDKTVLKDGDIISIDAGAIVDGWHGDAAYTAFVGSGHAPELVELSRVTEESMWAGIAAMKLGNRLVDISKAIETYIKRQPRPTTGEHSLGKFGIIEDYGGHGIGSEMHMDPHLLNYVSRKRGKGIKLVPGLCLAIEPMVSLGTAQTEVLADDWTVITTDGTWSSHWEHSIALTEEGPIVLTSPDCGKAKLAEYGVSTAPDPLG